Genomic window (Spirochaetaceae bacterium):
CGCGGGTTGATTTCGATGCCTACCGCGCTTCGTCCCGCACGCGCGGCGCCCAGCAGAGTGCCGCCCACCCCCATGAACGGATCCAGCACCAGCGCATCGCTCTTGGTGAACACGCGAATCAGGTCAGCGCACAGGTCCGGCGGCTTCTGCCCGCCGTGCAGGCGGCGCAGGGCGTGCTGGCAGTTGGGCGGATAGGGGCGGTGGATCACCGAGCGCGTCCAGTACAACCACTCCTTGCCGGTCAGCTCGTTGAGCCGGTTGCGCGGAGAGTAGAATCCGCGGCTGCGGCCCTGTTCGTCGAACAGCTCGACCGGCTCGCCGTCCACGCCGCTAGCCACCCCGCACCGCGCCCACGCCGCCCGGCGACGGTTCCATCGGCAGTGCGATGCGGAAGCAGCTTCCACCGGGAATCGCGTGGTAGGTAAGGCTGCCGTTGTTGCGTTCGACCAGGCGACGCGCGAGGTGGAGCCCGACACCGGAGCCCGCCCCGGTGCCGTATCCCCGGTCGAACAGCGTTCCGACCGCGGCCGGATCCACGCCTCCGGCGCCGTCGGTCACCTCCAGGATGCACCGATCGGCCTCCTCGCGGCCGGTAACGGTGACGGCGCCGCCCCCGGGACTGTGCTCGGTGGTCGCCTGACCCGCGTTGTGGATCAGATTCAGCAGCGCCAGCATCAGCTCGCTGCGGCGGGTCACCAGGACGAGTTCCGCCGGCACCTGCAGCCGAATCGTGATCCGCACCACCTGCAGGGTCGCCGCCACCACTCCCAGGATCTTGTTGATCTCGCTCAACAGCGAAACCTTCGAGCGTGCTTCCGGGCCATCCCGGAGCGTCGTGGTGAGCATCTCGTTCACGCCGCTGACGCCATCACCCACGTGGCTGCGAATCAGTTGCAGCGCACGCTGTGGATCACCGCCGGCGGCGCCCCACTCCGCGGTGGTCTTGATGTGGCCGAGCGTGTTCTTGAACTCGTGCGCGACGCCGGTGGTGAGATACCCGGCGATCGCCAGTCGTTGCTGCAGCAGGCCTTCCTCCTCGAAATCCGGCTTCCGGCCGGCGCCGCAAGAACCTGCCGGCGCACGCAGATAATCGAGCTCGGCGAGCAGATAGCCCGCACCGAGCGCCGCCGCGCCGGCTCCCGCAACCGCCAGGGACAGTGGCGCGCCGCGGGTCAGTTGCGCGACCTGGTCGACAAGCGCGCCCGCCACCGGAAGCAATCCGATCGCGCACAGGTAACGGCCGGCCGCGCCCCCCGGCCGCCGGGCCGACCACCGGCGCAACGGATAGGCGGCAAGCGCGGCGACTCCTGCCGCCGGCGCCAGCCACCGCCCACCGCCCCACCAACCGGCCCACGCGCACACGGCGACTCCGGCCGCGACCACGCCCGCCGCGGCATGCCACCGC
Coding sequences:
- a CDS encoding HAMP domain-containing sensor histidine kinase; protein product: RWHAAAGVVAAGVAVCAWAGWWGGGRWLAPAAGVAALAAYPLRRWSARRPGGAAGRYLCAIGLLPVAGALVDQVAQLTRGAPLSLAVAGAGAAALGAGYLLAELDYLRAPAGSCGAGRKPDFEEEGLLQQRLAIAGYLTTGVAHEFKNTLGHIKTTAEWGAAGGDPQRALQLIRSHVGDGVSGVNEMLTTTLRDGPEARSKVSLLSEINKILGVVAATLQVVRITIRLQVPAELVLVTRRSELMLALLNLIHNAGQATTEHSPGGGAVTVTGREEADRCILEVTDGAGGVDPAAVGTLFDRGYGTGAGSGVGLHLARRLVERNNGSLTYHAIPGGSCFRIALPMEPSPGGVGAVRGG